One stretch of Pedobacter riviphilus DNA includes these proteins:
- the fsa gene encoding fructose-6-phosphate aldolase — MKFFIDTANLDQIKEAQDLGILDGVTTNPSLMAKEGITGEQNVINHYKAICDIVDDNVSAEVISTTFDEIVKEGEALAALNPKIVVKVPMIKDGVKAIKYFSSKGIKTNCTLIFSAGQALLAAKAGATYVSPFLGRLDDISSDGLVLIEDIRTIFDNYGYETQILAASIRGPLHIVNCAKLGADVITAPLAAIVGLLKHPLTDSGLATFLADHAKAAGK, encoded by the coding sequence ATGAAATTTTTTATTGACACAGCAAATCTTGATCAAATCAAAGAAGCGCAAGATCTTGGCATTTTAGATGGCGTAACCACCAACCCTAGCTTAATGGCGAAAGAAGGTATTACTGGCGAACAAAATGTAATTAACCATTATAAAGCTATTTGCGATATTGTTGATGATAACGTAAGTGCTGAAGTTATTTCTACCACTTTTGATGAAATTGTTAAAGAAGGTGAAGCTTTAGCGGCCTTAAACCCAAAAATCGTAGTTAAAGTTCCAATGATTAAAGATGGTGTTAAAGCCATTAAATATTTCTCTTCAAAAGGAATTAAAACAAATTGTACTTTAATTTTCTCTGCCGGCCAGGCTTTATTGGCTGCTAAAGCTGGAGCTACTTACGTTTCTCCGTTTTTAGGTCGTTTAGATGATATTTCTAGCGATGGCTTGGTTTTAATTGAAGATATCAGAACTATTTTTGATAACTACGGTTACGAAACTCAGATTTTAGCGGCATCAATCCGCGGCCCATTACACATTGTAAACTGTGCTAAATTAGGTGCTGATGTAATTACTGCACCTTTGGCTGCTATTGTTGGTTTATTAAAACACCCATTAACAGATAGCGGTTTAGCTACATTTTTAGCTGACCACGCTAAAGCTGCTGGGAAATAA
- a CDS encoding SRPBCC family protein, translated as MQTTNIPYSNSIDIHSSPLKVWKALTDTEIMQQWMSESLIEINTDWIIGAPITIRGILSQTPFENKGNVLQFKPEEQLQYSHLSSLSNLPEQPESYTTIEFLLRPNEKGSNLTINLCNFPTDIIYKHLVFYWNTTLKILKTCIEQDS; from the coding sequence ATGCAAACTACCAATATTCCATACAGCAACAGTATTGACATTCATAGCAGCCCTTTGAAAGTCTGGAAAGCCCTAACCGATACAGAAATCATGCAGCAGTGGATGTCTGAATCACTGATCGAAATCAATACCGATTGGATTATCGGCGCTCCAATCACCATCCGCGGTATACTATCGCAAACACCGTTTGAAAATAAAGGAAATGTTCTTCAATTTAAGCCTGAAGAACAGTTACAATATAGCCATTTAAGCTCTCTATCCAACCTGCCAGAACAACCAGAAAGTTATACTACCATCGAATTCCTGCTCCGTCCAAATGAAAAAGGAAGTAACTTAACAATTAATCTATGTAATTTCCCTACAGATATCATTTATAAACATTTGGTATTTTACTGGAACACAACCCTAAAAATTCTGAAAACATGCATAGAACAAGACTCTTGA
- the gltB gene encoding glutamate synthase large subunit, with translation MEPNSGLYDAQFEHDACGIGFVAHVKGRKSHQIISDALTILENLDHRGACGAEPNTGDGAGIMIQIPHEFFYDECLKAGFSLPETNNYGVGMLFMPKDIRSREECRELIYRAAEKLGLEILGFRKVDVDTTDIGNMALSVEPEIEQVFIARPYAVAPGADFERKLYIFKNYLIKLIVNTVHGGKDFYIVSLSAQTIIYKGQLTSLQVRTYFTDLTDKRMVSALGLVHSRFATNTFPSWRLAQPFRFIAHNGEINTLQGNLNWFRAGVKSFASAYFTPEELDMLLPVIDESNSDSGCLDNVIELLLHSGRTLPHVLMMLVPEAWDGNEDMDPVKKAFYEFHATLMEPWDGPAAIAFTDGKLIGATLDRNGLRPSRYAITSDDRVIMGSEAGALAIDQSTVIEKGRLTPGKMFVVDMEQGRIISDNEIKEEVCGKSPYADWINQYQIRLEELPEPRVMFTGLSTESIFKYQQVFGYSREDVDLLLKPMAIEGKEPIGSMGTDTPLAILSKRPQHLSSYFKQLFAQVTNPPIDPIREKVVMSLASFMGSMGNLLEETPKQAHCVAIKHPILTNQELEKLRSIDTGVFQAKTLQTYFRADGKPGAMAKALDRLCRYAVDAVEDGFQVIVLTDRAIDSEHAAMPSLLAVSAVHHHLIRKGYRGAVGIVIEAGDIWEVHHFATLLGFGVTAINPYLALETINEFKEESGLSTEQLTKNYIYAVNSGLLKIFSKMGISTLQSYQGAQIFEILGLNKQVVNTYFTGAVSRIGGLGLDEIARETLIKHHRSFGPLTETENLLPAGGTYKFRRKGEAHLFNPQTIHLLQNATRKNDYNIFKQYSKLVNEQTQQAYTIRGLFEFNYSRPSVPLNEVESTESILKRFATGAMSFGSISHEAHSTLAIAMNRIGGKSNTGEGGEDEMRYTKLPNGDSMRSAIKQVASARFGVTSYYLTNADELQIKMAQGAKPGEGGQLPGHKVDDWIAKVRHSTPGVGLISPPPHHDIYSIEDLAQLIFDLKNANRAARINVKLVSKAGVGTIAAGVAKAHADVILVSGFDGGTGASPLTSIQHAGLPWELGLAEAHQTLVKNKLRNRIVLQTDGQLKTGRDIAIAALLGAEEWGVATAALVTSGCIMMRKCHLNTCPVGVATQDPELRKLFTGDADHVVNLFYFLAEELREIMAELGFRTIHEMIGQADILKVRELPAEDWKLKHLDLSAILYKAEDNGLPLFNTEGQDHGLDQVLDHKLIAAAQPAIDHNEPVFASFDVKNTDRALGTMLSNEISKVHLGAGLPPDTINFKFVGSAGQSFGAFNTRGVTLSLEGEANDYVGKGLSGARLAIYPFSNSTFIPEQNIIIGNVALYGATSGELFARGKAGERFAVRNSGATAVVEGVGDHGCEYMTGGEVLILGDTGSNFAAGMSGGVAWIYDANGTFARKCNKEMVDLDPLQAEDEERILALLKTHIRLTDSKVAEFILSDWKTQSAHFVKVFPKEYKAVLSKRNQQVKTH, from the coding sequence ATGGAACCAAACAGTGGATTGTACGATGCGCAATTTGAACACGATGCCTGCGGTATTGGGTTCGTTGCACATGTGAAAGGGCGAAAATCGCATCAAATCATCTCTGATGCACTTACTATTTTAGAGAATCTAGATCATAGAGGGGCATGCGGGGCAGAACCAAATACAGGCGATGGTGCCGGTATTATGATTCAGATTCCTCACGAATTTTTTTACGACGAATGTTTAAAAGCAGGCTTTAGCCTACCAGAAACCAATAATTATGGTGTAGGTATGTTATTTATGCCAAAAGATATCAGATCGAGAGAAGAGTGCAGAGAATTGATTTACCGTGCCGCCGAAAAATTAGGCCTGGAAATTTTAGGTTTTAGAAAAGTTGATGTTGACACAACAGATATTGGCAATATGGCCCTTTCTGTTGAACCAGAAATTGAGCAGGTATTTATTGCCCGTCCTTATGCCGTAGCACCAGGGGCTGATTTCGAACGTAAACTTTATATTTTTAAAAATTACCTGATTAAACTGATCGTAAACACCGTTCATGGTGGTAAAGATTTTTATATCGTTTCGCTTTCTGCGCAAACCATTATATATAAAGGTCAGCTTACTTCCTTACAGGTACGTACATATTTTACCGACCTAACCGATAAGCGCATGGTTTCTGCTTTAGGTTTGGTTCACTCACGTTTTGCAACCAATACTTTCCCTTCGTGGAGGTTGGCTCAGCCATTCCGCTTTATTGCACATAATGGTGAGATCAACACTTTACAAGGAAATTTAAACTGGTTTAGAGCGGGCGTTAAATCTTTTGCTTCTGCTTACTTTACGCCAGAAGAATTAGATATGTTATTGCCTGTAATTGACGAATCCAATTCAGATTCAGGCTGTTTAGATAATGTTATTGAACTGTTACTTCACTCTGGAAGAACCTTGCCTCATGTATTAATGATGTTGGTACCAGAGGCATGGGACGGTAACGAAGATATGGATCCTGTTAAAAAGGCATTCTATGAATTCCACGCTACTTTAATGGAGCCATGGGATGGACCTGCAGCCATTGCTTTTACCGACGGTAAATTAATCGGTGCTACTTTAGACCGTAATGGTCTTCGTCCTTCCCGTTATGCCATTACTTCTGATGACCGTGTAATTATGGGTTCTGAGGCTGGTGCATTAGCCATCGACCAAAGTACGGTAATCGAAAAAGGCCGTTTAACGCCAGGCAAAATGTTTGTGGTGGATATGGAGCAGGGTAGAATCATCAGTGATAACGAAATTAAAGAAGAAGTTTGCGGTAAAAGCCCTTATGCCGATTGGATTAATCAATACCAGATCCGTTTAGAGGAATTACCCGAGCCACGTGTAATGTTCACCGGCTTATCTACAGAGTCTATTTTTAAATATCAACAGGTTTTTGGTTACAGCAGAGAAGATGTAGATCTTTTACTTAAACCAATGGCCATTGAAGGTAAAGAACCGATCGGTTCGATGGGTACCGATACACCACTGGCTATTTTATCAAAACGCCCTCAGCATTTATCTTCTTATTTTAAGCAGTTATTTGCACAGGTAACCAATCCACCGATTGATCCGATCAGGGAGAAAGTGGTGATGAGTTTGGCCAGTTTTATGGGTAGCATGGGTAACTTGCTGGAAGAAACGCCAAAACAGGCACACTGTGTAGCCATTAAACACCCGATTTTAACCAACCAGGAATTGGAGAAGTTAAGAAGTATTGACACAGGTGTTTTCCAGGCGAAAACTTTACAGACTTATTTCAGGGCTGACGGCAAGCCGGGTGCTATGGCGAAAGCCTTAGACCGTTTATGCCGCTATGCGGTTGATGCGGTTGAAGATGGTTTCCAGGTAATTGTATTAACCGATAGGGCTATTGACTCTGAGCACGCTGCAATGCCTTCTTTATTAGCTGTTTCTGCCGTACACCATCACTTAATCCGCAAAGGATACCGTGGAGCCGTGGGTATTGTAATAGAGGCTGGTGATATTTGGGAAGTACATCATTTCGCCACTTTACTGGGCTTTGGCGTTACAGCCATTAACCCTTACCTGGCTTTGGAAACCATTAATGAGTTTAAAGAAGAATCGGGCTTATCAACAGAGCAGCTTACCAAGAACTATATCTACGCGGTAAACAGCGGTTTACTTAAAATTTTCTCTAAAATGGGAATCTCAACCTTGCAATCATATCAGGGAGCGCAGATTTTCGAGATTTTAGGCTTAAATAAACAAGTAGTGAATACTTATTTCACCGGTGCAGTTTCGCGTATTGGTGGCTTGGGACTAGATGAAATTGCAAGAGAAACGTTAATTAAACATCACCGCAGTTTTGGTCCGTTAACAGAAACCGAAAACTTGTTGCCAGCTGGTGGAACTTATAAATTCCGCCGTAAAGGTGAAGCCCATTTGTTTAACCCGCAAACCATTCACTTGCTGCAAAACGCAACACGTAAAAACGATTATAATATTTTCAAACAGTACTCTAAACTGGTGAATGAGCAAACACAACAAGCTTATACCATCCGTGGATTGTTCGAATTTAACTATAGCCGTCCATCGGTACCTTTAAATGAGGTAGAATCTACAGAGTCAATCTTAAAAAGATTTGCAACCGGAGCAATGTCTTTCGGTTCAATTTCTCATGAGGCACACTCTACTTTAGCGATTGCCATGAACCGTATCGGTGGAAAGAGCAATACCGGAGAGGGTGGTGAAGATGAAATGCGTTATACTAAATTGCCAAATGGCGATAGCATGCGCTCGGCAATTAAACAAGTGGCCTCTGCACGTTTTGGTGTAACCAGTTACTACTTAACCAATGCTGATGAGTTACAGATTAAAATGGCTCAGGGCGCTAAACCAGGAGAAGGTGGTCAATTACCAGGACATAAAGTAGATGATTGGATTGCAAAAGTTCGTCACTCTACACCAGGGGTTGGTCTAATTTCACCTCCGCCACACCACGATATTTATTCGATCGAAGATTTAGCACAGTTAATTTTTGATTTGAAAAATGCTAACCGTGCCGCAAGGATCAATGTGAAATTGGTTTCGAAAGCGGGTGTAGGTACTATTGCAGCGGGTGTTGCGAAAGCACATGCCGATGTGATTCTGGTATCTGGTTTTGATGGTGGAACGGGAGCATCTCCTTTAACCTCGATCCAACATGCTGGTTTACCATGGGAGTTAGGCTTAGCAGAAGCACACCAAACTTTGGTAAAAAACAAATTGCGTAACCGTATCGTGTTACAAACAGATGGCCAGCTTAAAACTGGTAGAGATATCGCTATTGCTGCATTACTAGGTGCTGAAGAATGGGGTGTTGCAACAGCAGCCTTAGTAACTTCGGGATGTATTATGATGCGTAAATGCCATTTAAATACTTGTCCGGTTGGCGTAGCAACGCAAGATCCGGAATTAAGAAAATTATTTACGGGTGATGCTGATCATGTAGTAAACTTATTTTATTTCCTTGCCGAAGAGTTACGTGAGATTATGGCTGAATTAGGTTTCAGAACCATCCACGAAATGATCGGTCAGGCTGATATTTTGAAAGTACGCGAATTGCCTGCTGAAGATTGGAAATTGAAACACCTTGATTTATCAGCTATATTATATAAAGCAGAAGACAATGGCTTGCCTTTATTTAATACTGAAGGCCAGGATCATGGTTTGGACCAGGTTTTAGATCATAAATTAATTGCAGCTGCACAACCTGCTATTGACCATAACGAACCTGTATTTGCCAGTTTTGATGTGAAAAATACCGACCGTGCACTGGGTACCATGTTATCAAATGAAATTTCGAAAGTTCATTTAGGCGCTGGTTTACCTCCGGATACGATCAACTTTAAATTTGTTGGTTCGGCCGGACAAAGTTTCGGTGCTTTCAATACCCGTGGGGTAACGTTATCACTAGAAGGTGAAGCGAACGATTACGTAGGTAAAGGATTATCGGGTGCAAGATTAGCCATCTATCCTTTCTCAAACTCAACTTTTATCCCTGAGCAAAACATCATAATCGGTAACGTAGCTCTTTATGGTGCAACATCTGGTGAGTTATTTGCCCGTGGTAAAGCAGGTGAGCGTTTCGCCGTACGTAACTCTGGTGCAACAGCTGTTGTTGAAGGAGTTGGCGATCACGGCTGCGAGTACATGACAGGTGGTGAAGTGCTGATTCTTGGTGATACGGGAAGCAATTTCGCTGCTGGTATGAGTGGTGGTGTAGCTTGGATTTATGATGCCAATGGAACTTTTGCACGCAAATGCAATAAAGAAATGGTTGATCTTGATCCATTACAAGCTGAAGATGAGGAGCGTATTTTAGCTTTACTTAAAACACATATCCGCCTAACGGATAGTAAAGTAGCTGAGTTTATCTTAAGTGATTGGAAAACTCAATCTGCTCATTTCGTAAAAGTATTCCCTAAAGAATACAAAGCAGTTTTAAGTAAACGTAATCAACAAGTAAAAACACACTAG
- a CDS encoding D-glycero-alpha-D-manno-heptose-1,7-bisphosphate 7-phosphatase, with protein sequence MNKAIFLDRDGVLNHEIYDYICRVEDFKILDYQIPVLKKLFDEGYLLIVITNQGGIALKRYTEQELAIMHQMLRNAFVAKGADIAGFYYCPHHPTVGGECKCRKPASGMILDAIDMYDIDPTQSIMIGDKPRDVEAANGAGVKGILIEPDEQISYEKVKEVLSRESLV encoded by the coding sequence ATGAATAAAGCTATTTTTCTCGACCGCGATGGTGTGCTTAATCACGAAATATACGATTACATCTGCCGCGTTGAAGATTTTAAAATCTTAGATTACCAAATTCCAGTATTAAAAAAACTATTCGACGAAGGTTATCTTCTAATCGTAATTACCAACCAGGGCGGTATTGCCTTAAAGCGTTATACAGAACAAGAACTGGCCATTATGCACCAAATGCTCCGTAATGCTTTTGTGGCTAAAGGGGCCGATATTGCTGGTTTTTATTATTGCCCGCATCATCCAACTGTTGGTGGCGAATGCAAATGCAGAAAGCCGGCTTCTGGAATGATTTTAGATGCAATTGACATGTATGATATTGACCCGACACAATCTATTATGATCGGCGATAAGCCACGGGATGTTGAAGCTGCAAATGGGGCAGGAGTAAAGGGCATTCTAATCGAACCTGATGAGCAGATTAGTTATGAGAAGGTGAAGGAAGTCTTGAGTCGGGAGTCTTTAGTCTAG
- a CDS encoding glutamate synthase subunit beta, which translates to MGKVTGFQEYDRVAPTREEAATRVKHYGEFLNNLPSQELNNQAARCMDCGVPFCQSGCPLGNVIPEFNDAVYQGKWELAANILLSTNNFPEFTGRICPAPCESACVLGINRPPVSIEEIEKHIIEIAFEKGFIKAKAPLIRTGKKVAVIGSGPAGLAAAAQLNKVGHEVTVFERDDAPGGLLRYGIPDFKLQKNVVDRRIDLMKEEGIIFKCNANVGENVEIGTLLRDFNAIVLAGGSTIPRDLPIDGRSAKGVHFAMDFLKQQNKRVASRTVEAEDIMATGKNVIVIGGGDTGSDCIGTSNRHGAKSVTQFEIMPMPPQARNEHMPWPNYPMLLKNTSSHEEGAQRAWSVNTKNFIADEKGNLKGLKVVDVEWEIDANGRPVTFKEIAGTERDLPCELVLLAMGFLHPQKEGLIEKLGVELDNRGNVKASEHTYQTNIAKIFAAGDVRRGQSLVVWAISEGREAARKVDEYLMGTTKLASKDAVAYA; encoded by the coding sequence ATGGGAAAAGTAACAGGATTTCAAGAATACGATAGAGTTGCGCCCACTAGAGAAGAGGCTGCAACGCGTGTAAAACACTACGGTGAATTTTTAAATAATTTACCTTCACAAGAATTAAACAATCAAGCTGCCCGTTGTATGGATTGCGGCGTACCTTTCTGCCAATCAGGCTGCCCACTGGGTAATGTGATACCAGAATTTAACGACGCTGTTTATCAAGGTAAATGGGAATTAGCTGCCAATATTTTATTAAGCACCAATAATTTCCCTGAATTTACAGGTAGAATTTGCCCAGCCCCATGCGAATCAGCTTGTGTGTTAGGCATTAACAGACCACCTGTTTCTATCGAGGAAATTGAAAAACACATCATCGAAATTGCTTTCGAAAAAGGATTTATCAAAGCAAAAGCGCCATTAATCAGAACTGGTAAAAAAGTAGCTGTAATTGGTTCAGGTCCTGCGGGCTTAGCTGCTGCTGCTCAATTAAATAAAGTTGGACATGAAGTTACCGTTTTCGAACGTGATGATGCTCCGGGTGGTTTATTGAGGTATGGTATTCCTGATTTTAAACTACAGAAAAATGTAGTAGATCGCCGTATCGATTTAATGAAAGAAGAAGGCATCATCTTTAAATGCAATGCCAATGTAGGCGAAAATGTTGAAATAGGTACTTTGTTGCGCGATTTCAATGCGATTGTATTGGCTGGAGGTTCAACTATTCCACGCGATTTACCAATTGATGGTCGTTCGGCTAAAGGTGTACATTTCGCAATGGATTTCTTGAAACAACAAAATAAACGTGTAGCGAGCAGAACCGTTGAAGCGGAAGATATTATGGCTACCGGTAAAAATGTAATCGTAATTGGTGGTGGCGATACCGGATCTGACTGTATTGGTACTTCAAACCGTCATGGTGCAAAATCGGTTACACAATTCGAGATTATGCCGATGCCACCACAGGCACGCAACGAGCATATGCCTTGGCCAAATTACCCAATGTTGCTAAAAAATACTTCTTCTCACGAAGAAGGTGCACAAAGGGCTTGGTCGGTAAATACTAAAAACTTTATTGCTGATGAAAAAGGAAACCTTAAAGGATTAAAAGTAGTTGATGTAGAATGGGAAATTGATGCAAACGGACGTCCGGTTACTTTTAAAGAAATAGCTGGTACCGAAAGAGATCTTCCATGTGAACTGGTACTTTTAGCAATGGGTTTCTTACACCCTCAAAAAGAAGGTTTAATTGAGAAGTTAGGTGTAGAGTTAGATAACCGCGGAAACGTAAAAGCATCTGAACACACTTACCAAACCAATATTGCTAAGATTTTTGCTGCAGGTGATGTTCGCCGCGGACAATCATTAGTAGTTTGGGCCATTTCAGAAGGTAGAGAAGCTGCCCGTAAGGTAGACGAATACTTAATGGGGACAACCAAACTGGCATCGAAAGATGCAGTTGCATACGCTTAG
- a CDS encoding REP-associated tyrosine transposase → MGERGYQIKDHEALHFITFATVQWVDVFTRKEYSDIVVESLIYCKENKGLRIHAWCIMSNHLHLILSVNENNNLSDVLRDFKKFTSSHIIKAIKNNTHESRRNWMLWIFKKAGEENKRNKDYQFWQQENHPVELSTNEMIDQRLNYLHDNPVRSGVVRTAEEYVYSSAIDYYTTESGLIGIEFIA, encoded by the coding sequence ATGGGAGAAAGAGGCTATCAAATAAAAGATCATGAAGCATTACACTTTATAACATTTGCTACAGTACAATGGGTAGATGTATTTACTAGAAAAGAGTACTCGGATATTGTTGTAGAAAGCTTAATTTACTGTAAAGAAAATAAAGGTTTAAGGATTCATGCATGGTGTATTATGAGTAATCATTTACATTTGATATTATCCGTAAACGAGAATAACAACTTGTCTGACGTATTAAGAGACTTTAAGAAATTTACATCTAGTCATATTATTAAGGCCATCAAAAATAATACTCATGAAAGTAGACGGAATTGGATGCTTTGGATATTCAAAAAGGCTGGTGAAGAAAATAAAAGAAATAAAGATTATCAGTTTTGGCAACAGGAAAATCATCCTGTAGAACTTTCTACAAACGAAATGATAGATCAGAGGTTAAATTATTTACATGATAATCCTGTAAGATCAGGGGTAGTTAGAACCGCGGAAGAATACGTTTACTCTTCTGCAATTGATTATTATACAACAGAAAGCGGCTTGATAGGAATAGAGTTTATAGCATAA
- a CDS encoding DUF763 domain-containing protein produces the protein MKRSGSADLPLHYGHVPPWLAQRMAALGLAITEAILLEYGKAEVIRRLSSPFWFQSLGAVMGMDWHSSGITTSVMGALKKSINPLSKELGIYICGGKGKHSRETPNELLKIADKTGLNGTALVRASKLSAKVDNTAIQDGFQLYLHSFILSNEGDWAVVQQGMSDSSSTARRYHWHSENLKSFVEEPHTGICGINQGKILNLTANDADKARQSMMSITAESPTRMLGEIQKLVLPNHHDVKSKDVDIKRLGSILWLAQEKQPRDFEELLLLEGMGPRTLQSMALVSEVIYGAPSRFTDPARYSFAHGGKDGHPFPVPVNVYDETIRVLQKSIEKAKIGNTDKQQAIKSLHQIASNAEKNFVPNMDFEKLIHKERAESWKYGGRTVFGKEKPPRNEQLKLF, from the coding sequence TTGAAAAGATCAGGAAGCGCAGATTTACCCCTACATTATGGCCATGTACCACCATGGCTGGCACAGCGTATGGCAGCACTTGGCCTGGCTATAACAGAAGCGATACTATTAGAATATGGTAAGGCGGAAGTAATACGCCGATTAAGCAGTCCTTTTTGGTTCCAAAGCTTAGGCGCTGTAATGGGTATGGATTGGCATTCCTCAGGTATTACGACATCGGTAATGGGCGCTTTAAAGAAATCGATCAATCCCTTATCGAAAGAGTTGGGAATTTACATTTGTGGAGGCAAAGGAAAACACAGCAGAGAAACACCAAATGAACTTTTAAAAATTGCCGATAAAACGGGTTTAAATGGAACAGCATTGGTACGGGCCAGTAAACTCAGTGCAAAAGTAGACAACACGGCGATTCAAGATGGTTTTCAACTGTATCTTCATAGTTTTATTTTAAGCAACGAAGGCGATTGGGCAGTGGTGCAACAAGGTATGAGTGATAGCAGCTCAACAGCGAGAAGATACCACTGGCATTCTGAAAACTTAAAATCTTTTGTGGAAGAACCGCACACAGGTATCTGTGGCATTAATCAAGGTAAGATCTTGAACCTAACAGCTAATGATGCTGATAAGGCAAGGCAGAGCATGATGAGCATTACAGCTGAATCGCCGACGCGGATGCTTGGTGAAATACAAAAATTGGTATTACCCAACCATCATGATGTAAAATCAAAAGATGTAGATATAAAACGTTTAGGCAGTATATTGTGGCTGGCCCAGGAAAAGCAGCCGAGAGATTTTGAGGAATTATTATTACTTGAAGGCATGGGGCCAAGAACCTTACAATCGATGGCTTTAGTGAGTGAGGTAATTTATGGTGCGCCTTCCCGATTTACCGATCCTGCCCGTTATTCTTTTGCACATGGCGGTAAAGATGGACATCCCTTTCCTGTGCCTGTAAATGTTTATGATGAGACCATAAGGGTTTTGCAGAAATCAATTGAAAAAGCGAAGATTGGAAATACCGATAAACAACAAGCCATTAAATCATTACATCAAATTGCCAGTAATGCAGAAAAAAACTTTGTTCCGAATATGGATTTTGAAAAGCTGATTCACAAAGAACGCGCTGAAAGCTGGAAATATGGCGGCAGAACCGTTTTTGGGAAGGAGAAACCGCCGAGAAACGAGCAATTGAAATTGTTTTAA